In Thermomicrobiales bacterium, one DNA window encodes the following:
- a CDS encoding VanZ family protein, producing the protein MTEIEKTDIPRSMPAWMAVGTPIAVMAVIFFLSSRSQLPDLDGSRDVQSVAGHFFAYAALGASLAVFLRWLGWSAVKALLAAIVLATIYGVTDEFHQSFVPNRQTDVEDLLVDFLGACAGALAAMQLLDWRDGSASGSSDADPNRPADGNS; encoded by the coding sequence ATGACCGAGATCGAAAAAACTGACATTCCCCGCTCCATGCCCGCGTGGATGGCTGTGGGAACACCGATCGCCGTCATGGCGGTGATCTTCTTCCTGTCGAGCCGGTCACAACTACCGGATCTCGATGGCAGCCGGGATGTGCAAAGCGTGGCTGGTCACTTTTTCGCGTACGCGGCGCTTGGCGCCTCACTGGCCGTGTTCTTGCGCTGGCTCGGCTGGAGCGCGGTAAAGGCGCTTCTGGCGGCAATCGTGCTGGCCACGATCTACGGCGTTACCGACGAGTTCCACCAATCGTTCGTTCCCAACCGCCAGACAGACGTCGAAGACTTGTTGGTCGACTTCCTTGGAGCGTGCGCAGGCGCGCTCGCCGCGATGCAATTGCTCGACTGGCGAGACGGCTCGGCTAGTGGGTCGTCGGATGCTGACCCAAACCGGCCGGCGGACGGGAATTCCTGA
- the sdhC gene encoding succinate dehydrogenase, cytochrome b556 subunit: MSAVVSERPNSELSAGIPGFDRLVWYFLRVSGLALVLLACGHLIITHFVNVPSETVFDFVANRWASPFWRTFDFLLLFFALWHGILGMRSISTDLVRAPGWRVAVNALWWVIGIVFFALGTVTIFAFDEAQGRANTGPLADAFWVADAIAWSLYIFAALTYVGGVLLVIYIARHISLGTRPIYRGDLGQYAWILHRVAGAGIVFFLLVHIVDIMLIGFGHEVYDEAVSVYSNAFLIPMEIALVGAVFYHTFNGLRIMLVNFSKWGLHRQKSLFWVSLGITVVLTAISAWIIVAHEFM, encoded by the coding sequence ATGTCGGCGGTGGTTTCAGAGCGACCGAATTCAGAGCTCAGCGCGGGCATCCCAGGGTTCGACCGGCTCGTGTGGTACTTCCTCCGGGTGTCGGGACTGGCGCTGGTGCTCCTGGCGTGCGGTCACCTCATCATCACGCACTTCGTCAATGTCCCTTCGGAGACAGTGTTCGATTTCGTTGCGAACCGGTGGGCCAGCCCCTTCTGGCGCACGTTCGATTTCCTGCTTCTTTTCTTTGCGCTCTGGCACGGCATCCTCGGCATGCGGAGTATTTCTACCGATCTGGTGCGAGCGCCGGGGTGGCGAGTGGCCGTGAACGCGCTCTGGTGGGTGATCGGCATCGTCTTCTTCGCGCTCGGCACAGTCACGATCTTCGCGTTCGATGAAGCACAAGGCCGCGCGAATACCGGGCCACTGGCAGATGCGTTTTGGGTGGCCGATGCGATCGCCTGGTCGCTCTACATCTTCGCCGCGCTCACGTATGTGGGCGGCGTGTTATTGGTGATCTACATCGCCCGGCATATCAGCCTGGGCACTCGCCCGATTTACCGTGGCGACCTGGGACAATACGCCTGGATTCTGCATCGCGTGGCAGGCGCTGGGATTGTCTTCTTCCTGTTGGTCCACATTGTGGACATCATGCTCATCGGATTCGGCCACGAGGTGTACGACGAGGCTGTTTCGGTCTATTCCAATGCCTTCCTGATTCCGATGGAGATTGCGCTGGTGGGAGCGGTCTTCTACCACACATTCAACGGGCTGCGAATCATGTTGGTCAACTTCTCCAAGTGGGGACTGCATCGCCAGAAGTCCCTCTTCTGGGTGTCCCTGGGCATCACCGTTGTGCTCACCGCGATCAGCGCCTGGATCATCGTCGCTCACGAGTTCATGTAG
- a CDS encoding ABC transporter permease, translating into MADFFDVNLLKAVLRMATPLIFAAMGGLICERSGVMNIGLEGMMLTGAFVGVLGTYYLHNPWWGLICAILAGGAVGLIHAFWSIGLRSDQIVTGTAINLLAAGITIFLTQRIWGQAGRTPNVETLPTVAGGLSILVPLAFVTVPIVWYFLRATKPGLRLMASGESPQAAESVGIAVDRTRYLAVMASGMLAAAGGAYLSIGSLSLFTRDMTAGRGFIALAAVIFGNWMPLGTLGACLLFAGAQALQIQGQVKGIGIPTELLLALPYLLTLIALAGFVRNSRPPAGLGQHPTTH; encoded by the coding sequence ATGGCCGATTTCTTCGACGTGAACCTGCTCAAGGCGGTGCTGCGCATGGCAACCCCGCTCATCTTTGCGGCCATGGGTGGTCTCATCTGCGAGCGCTCGGGTGTCATGAACATCGGGCTCGAAGGAATGATGCTGACCGGCGCCTTTGTGGGTGTGCTGGGCACCTACTACCTCCACAATCCATGGTGGGGCCTTATTTGCGCCATCTTGGCTGGCGGCGCGGTGGGATTGATTCACGCCTTCTGGAGCATCGGCCTGCGGTCTGACCAGATCGTGACCGGAACAGCCATCAATCTGCTTGCCGCCGGAATAACCATCTTTCTCACACAACGGATATGGGGTCAAGCCGGGCGTACTCCAAACGTGGAGACGCTGCCCACGGTGGCTGGCGGCTTGAGCATCCTCGTGCCGCTTGCGTTCGTGACCGTACCGATCGTCTGGTACTTCCTGCGCGCGACGAAGCCGGGCCTGCGATTGATGGCGAGCGGCGAAAGTCCGCAAGCGGCGGAGAGTGTCGGCATTGCGGTCGATCGAACGCGCTATCTCGCGGTGATGGCCAGTGGCATGCTGGCCGCGGCAGGAGGCGCGTATCTCTCGATCGGCTCGCTCTCGCTCTTCACACGCGACATGACCGCGGGCCGCGGATTCATTGCGTTGGCGGCGGTTATCTTCGGCAACTGGATGCCGCTTGGAACGCTTGGTGCCTGTCTGTTGTTCGCGGGCGCGCAGGCGCTACAGATCCAGGGACAGGTCAAGGGCATCGGCATTCCCACCGAGCTCTTGCTGGCGCTGCCCTATCTGCTGACACTGATCGCGCTGGCAGGATTCGTCAGGAATTCCCGTCCGCCGGCCGGTTTGGGTCAGCATCCGACGACCCACTAG
- a CDS encoding NfeD family protein: MTRLRIRAINKASASGAVLFGLMGALALFDEAGAANPPAGTIMAPLSLASVGERVIDALSNPTVAYILLSLGMFGVFLEVAAPGGFLPGLTGVVLVAVGALLLNNSTEIDWVGAAIMAAAFLLFVADIFLPSAGLLTLGGLVAFVYGSFRLTASDSGDDAIARPAIWVMAVLFAVFFLMLGGLALKTRFGRSNVGRDGLLGTIGVVRQTLAPSGMVFAQGELWSATLDESTGNHELAEGKSVVVIGLDGLRVIVRPATEAEQRSGASVAVPPWGSPEPV; this comes from the coding sequence ATGACGCGATTGAGAATACGGGCGATCAACAAAGCGAGCGCATCGGGTGCGGTCCTCTTCGGACTCATGGGCGCGCTTGCCCTGTTCGATGAGGCTGGCGCGGCGAACCCGCCAGCGGGAACCATCATGGCGCCGCTTTCGCTCGCCTCCGTGGGGGAACGAGTCATCGACGCGCTCTCCAATCCGACCGTTGCCTACATCTTGCTGAGCCTTGGCATGTTCGGCGTCTTCCTGGAAGTAGCCGCACCAGGCGGTTTTCTCCCAGGGCTGACCGGGGTTGTTCTTGTTGCGGTCGGCGCTTTGCTCCTGAACAACTCGACCGAGATCGATTGGGTCGGCGCGGCAATCATGGCCGCGGCATTCTTGCTCTTTGTGGCCGATATCTTTCTTCCTTCGGCGGGACTGCTCACGCTCGGAGGGTTGGTGGCGTTTGTCTATGGATCGTTTCGCCTGACCGCATCCGATTCTGGAGACGACGCAATTGCCAGGCCCGCCATCTGGGTCATGGCAGTGCTCTTTGCGGTCTTTTTCCTCATGCTAGGAGGATTGGCCTTGAAAACGCGATTTGGTCGTTCGAATGTCGGCCGCGACGGACTTCTGGGCACCATCGGCGTCGTGCGACAGACACTTGCGCCGAGCGGCATGGTCTTCGCGCAGGGAGAGCTCTGGAGCGCGACGCTGGACGAATCGACCGGCAACCATGAGCTCGCGGAAGGAAAGTCGGTCGTTGTCATTGGACTCGACGGGCTGCGCGTGATCGTTCGACCGGCGACAGAAGCCGAGCAGCGAAGCGGCGCTTCGGTGGCAGTTCCCCCCTGGGGAAGTCCCGAGCCAGTCTAG
- a CDS encoding slipin family protein: MAAVGLGIVLIVLLFLLIVLLASVKIVREYERGVVFRLGRLVGPRGPGLILLVPFIERMMKVDLRTVTMDVPAQEVITRDNVTVRVNAVSYFRVIDPSAAVTNVTDYIRATSQIAQTTLRSVLGQSSLDELLSEREKINSELQRIIDEQTEPWGVKVSIVEVKDVELPQSMQRAMARQAEAEREKRAKIIHAEGEFQASKQLAEAANVIAEQPVALQLRYLQTLGEIGAEKNTTIVFPLPIELIGLLPESILNAEENASKKR, translated from the coding sequence ATGGCCGCAGTCGGGCTTGGCATTGTCCTGATCGTTCTCCTCTTCCTGCTGATCGTGTTGCTCGCATCGGTCAAGATCGTGCGCGAGTACGAGCGGGGCGTCGTCTTTCGCCTTGGGCGGTTGGTTGGCCCACGAGGTCCTGGACTCATCTTGCTCGTGCCGTTCATCGAGCGCATGATGAAAGTCGATCTCCGCACCGTCACGATGGACGTTCCCGCCCAGGAGGTCATCACCCGCGACAACGTGACCGTTCGCGTGAATGCGGTTTCGTATTTCCGTGTGATCGACCCGTCTGCCGCTGTCACCAACGTTACCGACTACATCCGGGCCACATCGCAGATCGCGCAAACCACGCTGCGCAGTGTGCTGGGGCAGTCGTCGCTCGACGAACTGCTCTCGGAGCGCGAAAAGATCAACTCCGAGCTCCAGCGCATCATCGACGAGCAAACCGAACCGTGGGGCGTCAAGGTTTCGATTGTCGAGGTGAAGGACGTCGAACTTCCCCAGTCGATGCAGCGTGCGATGGCCCGCCAGGCGGAAGCCGAACGCGAGAAGCGAGCCAAGATCATTCATGCGGAAGGTGAGTTCCAGGCCAGCAAACAGCTGGCAGAAGCAGCGAATGTCATCGCGGAACAGCCAGTCGCGCTGCAGCTTCGCTATCTGCAAACCTTGGGGGAAATCGGAGCCGAGAAGAACACCACGATTGTCTTCCCATTGCCGATCGAGCTCATTGGGTTGCTCCCCGAGAGCATCCTGAATGCGGAAGAGAACGCCTCGAAGAAGCGTTAG
- a CDS encoding ABC transporter ATP-binding protein, with protein sequence MAAEPQPQAPLAVEMLGIVKRFPGVVANDGIDLSVRQGEIHALLGENGAGKSTLMNILMGLYPPDGGQIFIDGNQVHFHSPRDAANAGLGMVHQHFMLISRFTVTENVILGNEGPSITLDRKRAEQIVGETAEHYGLRVDPKALIENLPVGMQQRVEILRVLYQQSRTLILDEPTALLTPQEVEDLYAILLQLKEAGHTVIFITHKLREVAAISDRVTVIRRGKTVGTRETRDTTSEELAELMVGRDVRLHVDRPPANPGDAALQVFDLRVKGRGNRDALDGLSLGVRRGEIVGIAGVEGNGQTELVECIAGLQKPDSGTIMLDNTETTGWGPIPLREAGLSYIPEDRHYRGLVLPFSLTENMLLGNSTVEPFSRGGRIDYAKTRDIAAKEMQEFDVRAPGPETPASALSGGNQQKFIIARELYREPNVILAVQPTRGLDVGAIEFVHGQLVAERDKGRGVLLISFDLDEIFDLSDRILVIYQGKIVGDYPNGKISRAECGLLMGGKTIEMEGEPIRVG encoded by the coding sequence GTGGCCGCAGAGCCTCAACCGCAGGCGCCGTTGGCAGTCGAAATGCTGGGGATCGTCAAACGTTTTCCCGGTGTGGTCGCCAACGATGGAATCGATCTGTCGGTGCGGCAGGGGGAAATCCATGCCCTCCTTGGTGAGAACGGCGCAGGCAAGTCGACACTGATGAACATCCTGATGGGGCTCTATCCGCCTGACGGCGGACAGATCTTCATCGATGGCAACCAGGTCCATTTCCATAGTCCGCGTGATGCCGCCAACGCCGGACTGGGCATGGTTCACCAGCACTTCATGCTGATTTCGCGCTTCACTGTCACCGAGAATGTCATCCTCGGCAACGAGGGACCGTCGATCACACTCGATCGCAAACGGGCGGAGCAGATCGTCGGCGAGACGGCGGAGCACTATGGTCTTCGTGTCGACCCCAAAGCGCTGATCGAGAATCTGCCGGTCGGCATGCAGCAACGGGTCGAAATCTTGCGGGTGCTCTATCAACAGAGCCGCACGCTGATCCTCGATGAACCGACAGCCCTGCTGACGCCGCAAGAGGTCGAGGATCTTTACGCCATCCTGTTGCAACTCAAAGAAGCCGGGCACACGGTCATCTTCATCACGCACAAACTGCGGGAAGTTGCCGCCATCAGCGATCGCGTGACCGTGATTCGGCGTGGCAAGACCGTCGGCACACGCGAGACGAGAGACACTACATCCGAAGAACTCGCCGAGTTGATGGTCGGCCGAGATGTGCGCTTGCATGTCGATCGGCCGCCCGCGAACCCGGGAGACGCCGCGCTGCAGGTCTTCGACTTGCGGGTCAAGGGACGAGGCAACCGTGATGCGCTCGATGGGCTGAGCCTCGGGGTGCGCCGAGGCGAGATTGTCGGCATCGCCGGGGTCGAAGGCAACGGGCAAACCGAGCTGGTCGAATGCATCGCTGGACTGCAGAAACCGGACAGCGGCACCATCATGCTCGACAACACCGAAACGACCGGATGGGGCCCGATTCCGCTACGCGAAGCCGGACTCTCGTACATCCCTGAGGATCGGCACTATCGCGGTCTCGTGCTTCCCTTCTCACTGACCGAGAACATGTTGCTCGGCAACAGCACGGTCGAGCCGTTTAGCAGAGGCGGCCGCATCGACTACGCAAAGACCCGCGACATCGCGGCCAAGGAGATGCAGGAATTCGATGTTCGCGCTCCCGGGCCCGAGACACCTGCGAGCGCCCTCTCGGGCGGAAACCAACAGAAGTTCATCATCGCGCGCGAGCTCTATCGGGAACCAAACGTCATTCTGGCGGTGCAACCGACGCGTGGGCTCGATGTCGGGGCGATCGAGTTCGTGCATGGTCAGCTGGTCGCCGAGCGAGACAAGGGGCGGGGTGTGTTGCTGATCTCGTTCGACCTGGACGAGATCTTCGATCTTTCGGACCGCATCCTGGTTATCTATCAGGGGAAAATCGTGGGCGACTATCCGAACGGCAAGATCAGCCGGGCGGAGTGCGGATTGCTCATGGGCGGCAAGACGATCGAGATGGAGGGGGAGCCTATCCGTGTTGGCTAA
- a CDS encoding ABC transporter permease, producing MLANWKSRGTLVTVLTSVLAVAVALLVGALFIFLSQQNPIEAYKALLDGAFGSRRAVGETLAASTPYIFGGLAFAVAYRAGLFNIGIEGQMIMGGLAAGLVAAWNLDLPKVIYLPVALLAAAIAGGLWGAIAGALKAVSGAHEVITTIMLNYLAFQIVNYVVLRADSWLPVNPQLQATDPASPDARLPNILSGTRLHAGLLLGLLMAVLIWYLLFRTTFGYRLRTVGLSKGAAAYAGMSWGATITIAMFISGALGGLGGSSETLGLLGQQYNAPQGYGFASIAVGLVGRNNPFGVVLAALLFGTLRSGSTAMQNQAGTSKELVLVLQGLVILSFAALAASGRVQTWWAKRRNTRVDEFSDTIGVEPGVQPEL from the coding sequence GTGTTGGCTAACTGGAAGTCTCGCGGCACGCTCGTTACCGTCCTGACCTCCGTCCTGGCGGTCGCGGTCGCACTGCTCGTGGGCGCGCTCTTCATTTTCCTGTCACAGCAGAACCCGATCGAGGCCTACAAGGCGCTGCTCGACGGCGCATTTGGGAGCCGCCGCGCGGTTGGGGAGACGTTGGCGGCCAGCACGCCGTACATCTTCGGCGGCCTGGCGTTCGCCGTTGCTTATCGAGCGGGGCTGTTCAACATCGGTATCGAAGGGCAGATGATCATGGGCGGTCTCGCGGCCGGCCTGGTCGCTGCCTGGAACCTCGATCTTCCCAAAGTCATCTATCTGCCGGTGGCGTTGCTTGCCGCCGCCATTGCTGGTGGGCTTTGGGGGGCGATTGCAGGCGCCCTCAAGGCGGTCTCGGGGGCGCATGAAGTTATCACCACGATCATGCTCAACTATCTTGCCTTTCAGATCGTGAACTATGTGGTGTTGCGCGCCGACTCATGGCTTCCGGTCAATCCGCAACTACAGGCGACCGATCCCGCGTCGCCCGATGCGCGCTTGCCGAACATTTTGAGCGGCACTCGCCTGCATGCCGGGCTCTTGCTCGGATTGCTCATGGCGGTCCTGATCTGGTATCTCCTGTTCCGCACCACCTTCGGCTATCGGCTGCGCACTGTCGGGCTCAGCAAGGGCGCCGCAGCCTATGCCGGCATGAGCTGGGGCGCCACTATCACCATCGCCATGTTCATCAGTGGCGCGTTGGGCGGCCTTGGCGGATCGAGCGAAACGCTTGGCTTGCTGGGACAGCAATACAACGCGCCACAGGGATATGGTTTCGCCTCGATCGCCGTCGGTCTGGTTGGGCGTAACAATCCGTTCGGTGTCGTGCTCGCGGCCCTCCTCTTCGGCACCCTGCGCAGTGGCTCCACTGCCATGCAGAACCAGGCCGGCACCTCGAAAGAGCTTGTGCTTGTGTTGCAAGGACTCGTCATCCTCTCGTTTGCCGCGCTGGCCGCATCTGGCCGGGTGCAGACCTGGTGGGCCAAACGCCGCAACACCCGGGTCGACGAATTCAGTGACACGATCGGCGTCGAGCCGGGCGTTCAGCCCGAGCTCTAG